A window of Cucurbita pepo subsp. pepo cultivar mu-cu-16 chromosome LG06, ASM280686v2, whole genome shotgun sequence contains these coding sequences:
- the LOC111797704 gene encoding pathogenesis-related protein 1A-like, with translation MSMLKLYLSLFYVLSITVFSFSFGQDLPRDYVDAHNVVRAQVGVEPIQWDEKLANYATQYANKRSSDCLLLHSHGPYGENLAISTGEMSGIEAVQMWVDEEQFYDYNSNTCVDDEMCSHYTQVVWRNSMRVGCAKVSCNNEGTFIICSYDPPGNFIGEWPY, from the coding sequence ATGAGTATGCTAAAACTCTATTTATCTCTCTTTTATGTTTTGAGTATCAccgtattttctttctcttttggtcAAGATCTACCTCGAGACTATGTTGATGCTCACAATGTTGTTCGTGCCCAAGTGGGTGTCGAGCCTATCCAGTGGGATGAGAAACTAGCAAACTATGCTACGCAATATGCTAACAAACGTAGTAGTGATTGCCTACTATTGCACTCTCATGGGCCTTATGGAGAGAATCTTGCAATAAGTACCGGTGAAATGTCTGGCATTGAAGCAGTTCAAATGTGGGTGGATGAAGAACAATTCTATGATTATAACTCCAATACATGCGTTGATGACGAAATGTGTAGCCACTACACTCAAGTGGTATGGAGGAATTCGATGAGAGTTGGATGTGCGAAAGTTAGCTGTAACAATGAAGGTACATTCATCATTTGCAGTTATGATCCACCTGGCAATTTCATAGGCGAGTGGCCATACTAA